From Amphritea atlantica, a single genomic window includes:
- a CDS encoding sulfite oxidase, which yields MNDKSKETAGLHALYEDDPVTADLKVFGRVANQDRRGFLRGAGLTSMAALLGVSFIPYHRNMPQGLIPAAMADDTTPFSIEGKEGLTILNDRPVNAETPAHLLDDAVTPTSRHFIRNNGIPPVVVDADSWQLSIDGLVEKPLTLSIKDLRDKFEVVTRPVVVECGGNGRAAFDPPASGNQWTYGAVACAEWTGVRLADVLQAAGVQSGAVYTAHHSADKHLSGQAGKEAISRGVPIAKAMDPNNLLAFAMNGQPIHPMNGAPLRLIIPGWPGSCSQKWLQRINIRDQVHDGAKMTGTAYRVPRHPVAAGEKVAKEDFLIIERMPVKSLITHPATGTALSDRSLEVRGNAWSGERKITRVDISIDFGATWITAELGDQPNFGAWQRFKAQVMFPEPGYYEVWAKATDDMGVSQPFGIAWNPKGYLNNSMHRVAVRVS from the coding sequence ATGAACGACAAGAGTAAAGAAACCGCTGGCTTACACGCATTATATGAAGACGATCCTGTCACCGCAGATCTGAAGGTTTTCGGCCGTGTCGCCAATCAGGACAGACGGGGCTTTCTGCGCGGTGCAGGCCTGACCAGTATGGCGGCGCTACTGGGTGTGTCATTTATCCCCTACCACCGCAACATGCCTCAGGGCCTTATTCCCGCAGCAATGGCTGATGATACAACGCCATTTTCCATTGAAGGGAAAGAGGGACTGACCATTCTCAACGACCGGCCGGTCAATGCAGAAACCCCGGCACACCTGCTCGACGATGCGGTCACACCGACCAGTCGCCACTTCATTCGTAACAATGGTATTCCTCCGGTCGTCGTTGACGCCGATAGCTGGCAACTGAGCATCGATGGTCTGGTTGAAAAGCCGTTAACGCTGTCGATCAAAGATCTGCGGGATAAGTTTGAAGTCGTTACCCGCCCGGTCGTGGTTGAGTGCGGAGGTAATGGTCGTGCAGCCTTCGATCCGCCTGCCAGTGGTAATCAGTGGACTTATGGCGCCGTCGCCTGTGCCGAATGGACCGGGGTGCGCTTAGCCGATGTGTTACAGGCTGCCGGAGTTCAATCCGGTGCTGTCTATACCGCCCACCACAGTGCAGATAAGCACCTTTCCGGCCAGGCCGGTAAAGAAGCGATCTCTCGCGGCGTTCCAATCGCTAAAGCCATGGACCCTAACAATCTGCTTGCCTTTGCCATGAACGGGCAGCCGATTCATCCGATGAACGGTGCGCCGCTGCGGCTGATCATTCCCGGCTGGCCCGGATCCTGTTCGCAGAAGTGGTTGCAGCGGATCAATATCCGCGATCAGGTTCACGATGGTGCCAAAATGACCGGTACCGCATATCGTGTGCCGAGGCACCCGGTTGCGGCGGGTGAAAAGGTCGCTAAAGAGGATTTTTTGATTATTGAACGGATGCCGGTCAAATCCCTGATCACTCATCCAGCCACCGGCACCGCGCTCAGCGACAGGTCACTGGAAGTACGTGGCAACGCCTGGTCCGGTGAACGCAAAATTACCCGCGTGGATATCTCCATTGATTTTGGTGCAACCTGGATCACCGCTGAGTTGGGAGATCAGCCTAACTTTGGCGCCTGGCAGCGTTTCAAAGCACAGGTGATGTTCCCTGAGCCCGGTTATTATGAGGTGTGGGCCAAAGCCACCGATGATATGGGTGTCAGCCAGCCATTCGGAATCGCCTGGAACCCCAAAGGCTATCTGAATAACAGTATGCACCGGGTTGCAGTCAGGGTTAGCTGA